In a genomic window of Shouchella clausii:
- a CDS encoding ABC transporter permease, with amino-acid sequence MFLAINEMKHSKLRYALVIGVMFLIAYLVFFLTGLAYGLAQENRMVVDKWNADHILLAEESNNNLNMSMVSKNVFDDVSADEKAILAQTAGVITQEDVDEKVNVQFFGIVPDQFLVPNIIEGEMFSNDNETVADVSLKEQYGLSLGDRITLAGNEKELTIVGFTEDAKFTVSPVLYTSISANQEIRFDQPETVDEAPINAIVTRGQLNDTPDELETVNIATFINELPGYSAQVLTFGFMIGFLIIIAAIVIGIFVYVLTMQKSEIFGVMKAQGISSRYISTSVIAQTFLLTALGVMIGLLSTLGTSLLLPEAVPFQVNIEFFTGISGLIILIAVLGAFFSVRSIVKIDPLKAIG; translated from the coding sequence ATGTTTTTAGCAATCAATGAAATGAAGCATTCCAAATTACGCTATGCCTTGGTGATAGGTGTCATGTTCTTGATTGCCTATTTGGTCTTTTTTTTAACGGGATTAGCCTATGGCCTGGCACAGGAAAATCGCATGGTTGTCGATAAATGGAACGCTGATCACATATTATTAGCGGAAGAATCAAATAACAATTTAAACATGTCAATGGTCTCAAAAAATGTATTTGACGACGTTTCCGCTGATGAGAAAGCGATTTTAGCGCAAACTGCCGGTGTGATCACACAAGAAGATGTCGATGAAAAGGTGAATGTTCAGTTTTTTGGCATTGTGCCAGACCAATTTTTAGTCCCGAACATTATTGAGGGAGAAATGTTTTCAAACGATAATGAAACAGTTGCTGATGTGAGCTTAAAAGAGCAATACGGCCTGTCATTAGGAGATCGTATAACATTAGCAGGCAACGAGAAAGAATTGACAATCGTTGGTTTTACAGAAGATGCAAAGTTCACTGTATCGCCAGTTTTATACACGTCAATCAGTGCTAACCAAGAAATTCGTTTTGATCAGCCAGAAACAGTCGATGAGGCGCCTATTAATGCAATTGTGACGAGGGGGCAACTGAATGACACGCCTGATGAGTTAGAAACAGTAAATATCGCCACTTTCATCAATGAACTTCCTGGTTACAGTGCACAAGTACTAACGTTTGGGTTTATGATTGGATTTCTCATTATCATTGCCGCCATTGTTATTGGCATATTTGTTTATGTCCTGACTATGCAAAAGTCGGAAATTTTTGGGGTAATGAAAGCCCAAGGCATTTCTAGTCGATATATATCAACTTCTGTTATTGCGCAAACGTTCTTATTAACAGCATTAGGTGTCATGATAGGCTTGCTGTCAACTTTGGGTACATCCTTGCTGTTGCCAGAAGCGGTGCCTTTCCAAGTAAATATCGAATTTTTCACAGGAATTAGTGGGCTCATCATACTAATCGCTGTTTTAGGTGCTTTTTTCTCAGTAAGAAGCATCGTAAAGATTGATCCATTGAAAGCAATTGGATAG